From one Catenuloplanes nepalensis genomic stretch:
- a CDS encoding YbaB/EbfC family nucleoid-associated protein produces the protein MDAMERLAEVRAGADAAGGLVRVEVDGAGQVTDVWFDPRAMRLASADLAEAVLAALRQAQAAAREQAAGIAVAPAREEYAAASARAVEEAERRMAQITSMLDGLVRRSR, from the coding sequence ATGGACGCGATGGAGCGGCTCGCTGAGGTGCGGGCCGGGGCGGACGCGGCCGGTGGGCTGGTCCGGGTCGAGGTGGACGGGGCCGGGCAGGTCACGGATGTGTGGTTCGATCCGCGGGCGATGCGGCTGGCGTCGGCGGATCTGGCCGAGGCGGTGCTCGCGGCGCTGCGGCAGGCGCAGGCGGCGGCGCGCGAACAGGCGGCCGGGATCGCGGTGGCGCCGGCCCGCGAGGAGTACGCGGCCGCGTCCGCGCGGGCCGTCGAGGAGGCGGAGCGGCGCATGGCTCAGATCACGTCCATGCTGGACGGTCTCGTCCGCCGGTCCCGCTGA
- a CDS encoding AfsR/SARP family transcriptional regulator translates to MEIRLLGPVEIKNDHDSPVRLERAAQRGLLAALALRAGRLVSADTLIGCVWDGDPPEKAPETLAHYVRAVRAALTGAGAEPGVLANRRLTGYELHVPPEAVDYHRFAALVRDAARETSDAESAHLYTRAIDLWRGDALADVGTDWAERQAHRMRQELTDASCALFRRQMAMGAHAAAASGVTALLTEVTPTDEIITIGLEALAHSGRHADIEQFLTDATTRMWRLAAARPSEAIRTLASRLTTDPPTAHRPPRESHDSQDVDHESHGRVQQTATNCGNAYQAGRDQYVSIPRYH, encoded by the coding sequence ATGGAGATCCGGCTTCTCGGACCGGTGGAGATCAAGAACGATCACGATTCACCGGTACGGCTCGAGCGCGCGGCACAACGCGGTCTCCTGGCCGCGCTCGCGCTCCGGGCCGGGCGGCTGGTGAGCGCGGACACGCTGATCGGCTGCGTGTGGGACGGTGATCCACCGGAGAAGGCACCGGAGACGCTCGCGCATTACGTGCGCGCGGTCCGCGCCGCGCTGACCGGCGCGGGCGCGGAGCCCGGCGTGCTGGCGAACCGGCGCCTCACCGGGTACGAACTGCACGTGCCGCCGGAGGCCGTGGACTATCACCGCTTCGCCGCGCTGGTGCGCGACGCCGCGCGCGAGACGTCCGACGCCGAGTCCGCGCACCTCTACACGCGGGCGATCGACCTGTGGCGCGGTGACGCGCTCGCCGACGTCGGCACGGACTGGGCGGAGCGCCAGGCACACCGCATGCGTCAGGAGCTGACGGACGCGTCCTGCGCCCTCTTCCGCCGCCAGATGGCCATGGGCGCCCATGCGGCAGCCGCCTCCGGCGTCACCGCACTGCTCACCGAGGTGACGCCGACCGACGAGATCATCACGATCGGCCTGGAGGCGCTCGCCCACAGTGGACGACACGCCGACATCGAGCAGTTCCTGACCGACGCCACCACCCGCATGTGGCGCCTCGCGGCCGCCCGCCCCAGCGAGGCGATCCGCACACTCGCCTCCCGCCTCACCACGGACCCGCCCACCGCACATCGCCCACCACGCGAATCCCATGATTCGCAAGACGTGGACCATGAGAGCCACGGCCGAGTACAGCAGACGGCGACGAATTGCGGCAACGCCTATCAAGCAGGCCGCGACCAATACGTTTCAATCCCTAGATATCATTAG
- a CDS encoding tetratricopeptide repeat protein translates to MSSWTVPRQIPAGPAGFVGRDRELDRLDALAAPQPGGPAVVVLTGVGGVGKSALALHWAHAAAGRYPDGQLYAQLGAFDPAGPADPADVVAVALRALGLADDRIPARPAERTALFRTVTSGLRLLILLDDAVSAAQIRPLLPASAHAAVLVTARWRLGALALDGAGFLPVAPLPEDAATEMLRRRIGNARLRADREATRSLLRRCAGLPVALAVSAARLASRPRWPVRRMVDELNQDSVSVPGGMSLATVFELSYRDLDAPVAHCYRALGAHPGAECGVPVVAAMLEVTEPEAAALLDQLIEASLVDEAGADGDRFRLHDLVRRHARRAAGTGQEWNALLRRAAEWYRDGAAAAGRLLTPYRNRPARARSVAAVHDRHTALAWFDAERPNLVAAVLAAAGPFPLLAWQIADECWPMFHLRRHHADRQVVDRAAAECARRLGDPAGESEMIKRLAWSLYDTGRYDEAEPLFTRAMTLAADGGDHAGLGGAHAGLGTVALARGRHDEARAHSAAQHRIFTELGDVRSATLGLLRLGQVENEAGHPAEAVTYLRQTVTLLAGLGVDPYNEAVARAELGRALTGLGEHESAERELAHALSEMDRLGSARGRAQALHRRGELHARAGRQAEARADLTAAEEAYARLADTEAAQVRRLLDELAGRP, encoded by the coding sequence ATGAGCTCATGGACGGTGCCACGCCAGATCCCGGCCGGCCCGGCCGGGTTCGTCGGCCGGGATCGCGAGCTCGACCGGCTGGACGCCCTCGCCGCACCGCAACCCGGCGGACCCGCGGTGGTCGTCCTCACCGGCGTCGGCGGCGTCGGGAAGAGCGCGCTGGCGCTGCACTGGGCGCACGCCGCGGCCGGGCGCTACCCCGACGGGCAGCTCTACGCCCAGCTCGGCGCGTTCGACCCGGCCGGCCCGGCCGATCCGGCGGACGTCGTGGCCGTGGCCCTGCGTGCGCTCGGGCTCGCGGACGACCGGATCCCGGCCCGGCCCGCGGAACGCACCGCGCTGTTCCGGACCGTCACGTCCGGCCTCCGCCTGCTGATCCTCCTGGACGACGCCGTGTCGGCCGCGCAGATCCGGCCACTGCTGCCCGCGTCCGCCCACGCGGCTGTGCTGGTCACGGCCCGGTGGCGGCTCGGCGCGCTCGCGCTCGACGGCGCCGGGTTCCTCCCGGTCGCGCCGCTGCCCGAGGACGCCGCGACCGAGATGCTCCGGCGCCGGATCGGCAACGCGCGGCTCCGCGCGGACCGCGAGGCGACCCGCTCGCTGCTGCGCCGGTGCGCCGGGCTTCCGGTCGCGCTGGCGGTCTCGGCCGCGCGACTCGCCAGCCGGCCCCGATGGCCCGTACGACGGATGGTGGACGAGTTGAACCAGGACAGCGTTTCCGTGCCCGGCGGGATGTCGCTGGCCACGGTCTTCGAACTCTCCTACCGGGATCTGGACGCACCGGTCGCCCACTGCTATCGGGCACTCGGCGCGCATCCCGGCGCGGAGTGCGGCGTGCCGGTGGTGGCCGCGATGCTGGAGGTGACCGAGCCGGAGGCGGCGGCGCTGCTGGACCAGCTGATCGAGGCGAGCCTGGTGGACGAGGCGGGCGCGGACGGCGACCGGTTCCGGTTGCACGACCTGGTGCGCCGGCACGCACGACGCGCCGCCGGAACCGGCCAGGAGTGGAACGCGCTGCTGCGCCGCGCCGCCGAGTGGTACCGGGACGGTGCCGCGGCCGCGGGCCGGCTGCTCACCCCGTACCGGAACCGGCCCGCCCGTGCGCGATCCGTCGCCGCGGTGCACGACCGGCACACGGCGCTGGCCTGGTTCGACGCGGAGCGGCCCAATCTGGTCGCGGCCGTGCTGGCCGCCGCCGGGCCGTTCCCGCTGCTCGCCTGGCAGATCGCGGACGAGTGCTGGCCGATGTTCCACCTGCGCCGCCACCACGCGGACCGCCAGGTCGTCGACCGGGCCGCGGCCGAGTGCGCCCGCCGCCTGGGCGATCCGGCCGGCGAGTCCGAGATGATCAAGCGGCTCGCCTGGTCCCTCTACGACACCGGGCGGTACGACGAGGCCGAGCCGCTGTTCACCCGCGCCATGACGCTGGCCGCGGACGGCGGTGACCACGCCGGGCTCGGCGGCGCCCACGCCGGGCTCGGCACCGTGGCGCTCGCGCGCGGTCGCCACGACGAGGCACGAGCGCACTCGGCGGCGCAACACCGCATCTTCACCGAGCTCGGCGACGTGCGGTCGGCCACGCTCGGCCTGCTGCGGCTCGGCCAGGTGGAGAACGAGGCCGGCCACCCGGCCGAGGCGGTCACGTACCTGCGGCAGACGGTCACGCTGCTCGCCGGGCTCGGCGTGGACCCGTACAACGAGGCGGTCGCGCGGGCCGAGCTGGGCCGCGCGCTCACCGGGCTGGGCGAGCACGAGAGCGCGGAGCGGGAACTCGCACACGCGCTGTCCGAGATGGACCGGCTCGGCTCCGCGCGTGGCCGCGCGCAGGCCCTGCACCGGCGCGGTGAGCTGCACGCCCGCGCCGGGCGGCAGGCCGAGGCGCGGGCGGACCTGACCGCGGCCGAGGAGGCCTACGCCCGGCTGGCCGACACCGAGGCCGCGCAGGTCCGCCGCCTCCTCGACGAGCTCGCCGGCAGACCGTGA
- a CDS encoding ATP-binding protein, producing MSGDEIEANRSLRADGGAEVFQAGGDQYIFGAPGERPAPARMLPRDTAPLIGRDAEIATLMAGHTLYLIDGMPGVGKTTLAVHVAHRLRPDYPDGDFFVDLHAHTAGMRAVTPDEALYQLLIADSLTPGQIAVGVQARAAQWRSRLAGRRCVVVLDNALDRAQVAPLLPAGGDSVVLVTSRRRLAGLIAQHAADPLELPTLTEASAAVLFARRSGRDPHGDEAAAIAEIVRDCGTLPLPICLLAAQLRARPHRSAADLLRELRRAAHPTSRMRAEDLAVGPAFDLSFRRLPKPLRRFLVRLGMLPGADVDVPAAAALTGVGPDRAEAFLESLVEEHLVVVGDGGRYRLHDLIGDYARSRNPDGVAEQVAALVRLATDYERRVGVADRALAVPYPPDPVRVEARVEALGWLQRERVNLMACVTALARTGEHELVARLTTGLAASLREAGPWEQAITLYHLAAENAARHDAHAARAAALRELGVVLYLRSDYESAKAAFGTALAALHDAPAEAEAEEAVTLTRLAAARRQSGERVAARADADRALSLFRRSGDRAGEGDALAELGTLHLADREFGAAVDVLREAAAVLREHGGARACADVLNRLGAGLQNLGQNEEAVALHEHALHVCRVLGDLRGVAVSLNYVGHLYCQFGEFGRAAAALEEALILHDRMRSRSGSAHCLTYLGRAYRELGRYEDAGDATRRALSTFREMKNLAGYASTLNQLGILHRNAGDLAAAETAHGEALEVFERLEHALGQAEVLNAQGDLNRLRHRTDRALEQHRRALVLAQRAGSGEEQARAHEGIGHCLTERGEHRPGRDSIRTARDILERLGAHPAAHRLAELLPEDPHECSSGRRRLVH from the coding sequence ATGTCCGGCGATGAGATCGAAGCGAATCGGTCACTGCGCGCGGACGGCGGCGCGGAGGTGTTCCAGGCGGGCGGCGACCAGTACATCTTCGGGGCGCCGGGCGAGCGTCCCGCGCCGGCCCGGATGCTGCCGAGGGACACGGCGCCGCTGATCGGGCGGGACGCCGAGATCGCGACGCTGATGGCCGGGCACACGCTCTACCTGATCGACGGCATGCCGGGCGTGGGCAAGACGACGCTCGCCGTGCACGTGGCGCACCGCCTCCGGCCGGACTATCCGGACGGCGACTTCTTCGTGGACCTGCACGCGCACACCGCGGGCATGCGTGCGGTGACACCCGACGAGGCCCTGTATCAGCTGCTCATCGCGGACTCCCTGACGCCGGGCCAGATCGCGGTCGGCGTGCAGGCCCGCGCCGCGCAGTGGCGCAGCCGTCTGGCGGGACGGCGCTGCGTGGTCGTGCTCGACAACGCGCTGGACCGCGCCCAGGTCGCGCCGTTGCTCCCGGCCGGCGGGGACAGCGTGGTGCTGGTGACCAGCCGGCGGCGACTGGCCGGCCTGATCGCGCAGCACGCCGCGGACCCGCTGGAACTGCCGACGCTGACCGAGGCGTCCGCCGCCGTGCTGTTCGCCCGCAGATCCGGCCGGGATCCGCACGGCGACGAGGCGGCGGCGATAGCGGAGATCGTGCGGGACTGCGGCACGCTGCCGCTGCCGATCTGCCTGCTCGCGGCCCAGTTGCGGGCCCGTCCGCACCGGAGCGCCGCCGACCTGCTGCGGGAACTGCGCCGGGCGGCGCACCCGACGTCCCGGATGCGCGCCGAGGACCTGGCGGTCGGGCCGGCGTTCGACCTGTCGTTCCGGCGCCTGCCGAAGCCGCTCCGCCGGTTCCTGGTGCGCCTCGGGATGCTGCCGGGCGCCGACGTCGACGTGCCGGCGGCCGCCGCGCTCACCGGCGTCGGCCCCGACCGGGCCGAGGCGTTCCTGGAGTCCCTCGTCGAGGAGCATCTGGTCGTCGTGGGGGACGGCGGCCGGTATCGGCTGCACGACCTGATCGGCGACTACGCCCGGTCCCGGAACCCGGACGGCGTGGCGGAGCAGGTCGCGGCGCTGGTCCGGCTCGCCACGGACTACGAACGGCGGGTCGGCGTGGCCGACCGCGCGCTCGCGGTACCGTACCCGCCGGATCCGGTGCGGGTGGAGGCGCGGGTCGAGGCGCTGGGCTGGTTGCAGCGGGAGCGGGTCAACCTGATGGCGTGCGTGACCGCGCTGGCCCGCACCGGCGAGCACGAGCTGGTGGCCCGTCTGACGACCGGGCTGGCGGCGTCCCTGCGCGAGGCCGGGCCGTGGGAGCAGGCGATCACGCTTTACCACCTGGCGGCGGAGAACGCCGCGCGCCACGACGCGCACGCCGCCCGGGCCGCGGCGCTGCGTGAACTCGGGGTGGTGCTGTATCTGCGCAGCGACTACGAGTCCGCGAAGGCCGCGTTCGGGACCGCGCTCGCCGCGCTGCACGACGCCCCGGCCGAGGCCGAGGCCGAGGAGGCGGTGACGCTCACCCGGCTGGCCGCGGCCCGCAGGCAGTCGGGGGAGCGGGTCGCGGCCCGTGCCGACGCCGATCGCGCGCTGAGCCTGTTCCGCCGGTCCGGCGACCGGGCGGGCGAGGGGGACGCGCTCGCCGAGCTGGGCACGCTGCACCTGGCCGATCGCGAGTTCGGCGCGGCCGTCGACGTGCTCCGCGAGGCGGCCGCGGTCCTGCGCGAGCACGGCGGCGCGCGGGCCTGCGCCGACGTGCTGAACCGGCTCGGTGCCGGACTGCAGAACCTGGGGCAGAACGAGGAGGCGGTCGCGCTGCACGAGCACGCGCTGCACGTCTGCCGGGTGCTCGGCGACCTCCGCGGCGTCGCCGTGAGCCTCAACTACGTGGGCCACCTCTACTGCCAGTTCGGCGAGTTCGGCCGCGCGGCCGCGGCGCTGGAGGAGGCGCTGATCCTGCACGACCGGATGCGGTCCCGTTCGGGGAGCGCGCACTGTCTCACGTACCTGGGGCGGGCGTACCGCGAACTGGGACGGTACGAGGACGCCGGTGACGCGACCCGCCGGGCACTGTCCACGTTCCGCGAGATGAAGAACCTCGCCGGGTACGCGAGCACGCTCAACCAGCTCGGCATCCTGCACCGGAACGCCGGCGACCTGGCCGCCGCCGAGACCGCGCACGGCGAGGCGCTGGAGGTGTTCGAACGGCTGGAGCACGCGCTCGGTCAGGCCGAGGTCCTCAACGCGCAGGGCGACCTCAACCGCCTTCGCCATCGTACGGACCGCGCGCTGGAGCAGCACCGGCGCGCGCTCGTCCTGGCGCAACGGGCCGGCAGCGGCGAGGAGCAGGCCCGCGCGCACGAGGGGATCGGCCACTGCCTCACCGAACGGGGCGAACACCGCCCCGGCCGCGACTCGATCCGCACGGCCCGGGACATCCTGGAGCGCCTCGGCGCCCACCCCGCCGCCCACCGTCTCGCCGAGCTGCTCCCCGAGGACCCGCACGAGTGCTCCTCCGGCCGCCGGAGGCTCGTGCACTGA
- a CDS encoding PIG-L family deacetylase, whose product MNNRPLTLMTVHAHPDDEVTSTGGVLARYAAEGMTTVVVTCTDGRCGDGVDGSKPGDDKHDPEAVVAVRRGELKASCEILKVTHLETLGYHDSGMMGWPSNAAPKAFWATPVDEAAARLAELIRRYQPDVVVTYDDNGGYGHPDHIQAHRVTMAAVALVDGPPKVYWSVTPRSVMNDLAVRLEAAGLFDPDEVPADAPPMGWPDEEITTRVDTGAHADQKFDALSAHASQSDGAFFIGLGRDTFGEMMRTESFLRVQDSTGAPLPEDDLFAGLR is encoded by the coding sequence ATGAACAACCGGCCTTTGACCCTGATGACCGTCCACGCGCACCCGGACGACGAGGTGACCAGCACCGGCGGCGTGCTCGCCCGCTATGCGGCGGAGGGCATGACCACGGTCGTGGTGACCTGCACCGACGGGCGCTGTGGCGACGGGGTGGACGGCAGCAAGCCGGGCGACGACAAGCACGACCCGGAGGCGGTGGTCGCGGTCCGGCGCGGCGAGCTGAAGGCCAGCTGCGAGATCCTGAAGGTGACGCACCTGGAGACGCTCGGCTACCACGACTCCGGCATGATGGGCTGGCCGTCGAACGCGGCCCCGAAAGCCTTCTGGGCCACCCCGGTCGACGAGGCCGCGGCCCGGCTGGCCGAGCTGATCCGGCGCTACCAGCCGGACGTCGTGGTCACCTACGACGACAACGGCGGTTACGGCCACCCGGACCACATCCAGGCACACCGGGTGACGATGGCCGCGGTCGCGCTGGTCGACGGTCCGCCGAAGGTCTACTGGTCCGTCACCCCACGCTCGGTGATGAACGACCTGGCCGTCCGGCTCGAAGCGGCCGGCCTCTTCGACCCGGACGAGGTCCCGGCCGACGCACCCCCGATGGGCTGGCCGGACGAGGAGATCACCACCCGCGTCGACACCGGCGCCCACGCGGACCAGAAGTTCGACGCGCTCTCCGCCCACGCCAGCCAGAGCGACGGCGCCTTCTTCATCGGCCTGGGCCGCGACACCTTCGGCGAGATGATGCGCACCGAGTCCTTCCTTCGCGTCCAGGACTCCACCGGCGCGCCCCTGCCCGAGGACGACCTCTTCGCCGGCCTGCGCTGA
- a CDS encoding SRPBCC family protein — MSGTVTTIDTGEHRVSRRAIVNAPVTELFALVADPHRHAELDGSGTVRAAAVEGPHRLALGDRFTVPMRQLGAPYKITSVVTGLEENRLVEWQHPLGHRWRWEFADAGDGRTEVTETFDYGTSKSVAMARLLGFPGQNAKGITATLEALVRRYAS, encoded by the coding sequence ATGAGCGGCACGGTGACCACAATCGACACCGGCGAGCACCGGGTGTCCCGGCGCGCGATCGTGAACGCGCCCGTGACCGAGCTGTTCGCGCTGGTCGCGGACCCGCACCGGCACGCGGAACTGGACGGCTCCGGCACCGTGCGGGCTGCGGCGGTCGAGGGCCCGCACCGGCTTGCGCTCGGCGACCGCTTCACCGTCCCGATGCGGCAGCTGGGCGCCCCCTACAAGATCACGTCGGTGGTGACCGGGCTCGAGGAGAACCGGCTCGTCGAGTGGCAGCACCCGCTCGGCCACCGCTGGCGCTGGGAGTTCGCCGACGCCGGCGACGGCCGCACCGAGGTGACCGAGACGTTCGACTACGGCACCTCGAAATCCGTGGCGATGGCCCGGCTGCTCGGCTTCCCGGGCCAGAACGCCAAGGGGATCACCGCGACCCTCGAAGCCCTGGTCCGGCGGTACGCGTCCTAG
- a CDS encoding LCP family protein encodes MASKRRKDPLWARIVLIFGAVLLVASGGTLVAAQTLIASATNSITTDSLLDQAGAGGDEGNDISGAVNMLLAGIDAREKDSATTSVLADTIIILHIPASHDQAYLISIPRDWSVQIPPYDKTGFPGGVQKINSAFSVGYDGDGEEQEKRARGMESLANTLNKITGIKFNGAALIDFGGFEKIIHAMGGVDMCVDEQATSIHLGINDEGHLYQGWYDEAADQVRGLPAGYEPYVHKLGCRKMTSTLALDYARIRKSLSDGDYGRQRHQQQLMKAIAKQATSSGVLTDLGKLDGLVKAAGQAFILDTQGTPVVDYIFTLKSVAANDLMLIKTNNGEFRSVTDANGSSAETLDSKSMDMLAAAKNGTLGTFLIENPTFIAKSS; translated from the coding sequence GTGGCGTCCAAGCGTCGTAAGGATCCGCTGTGGGCGCGGATAGTTCTGATCTTCGGCGCGGTGCTGCTGGTGGCGAGCGGTGGCACGCTGGTCGCGGCGCAGACGCTGATCGCGTCGGCGACCAACTCGATCACGACGGACTCGCTGCTCGACCAGGCCGGTGCGGGCGGTGACGAGGGCAACGACATCAGCGGCGCGGTGAACATGCTGCTGGCCGGCATCGACGCCCGCGAGAAGGACTCGGCGACCACCTCGGTTCTGGCCGACACGATCATCATCCTGCACATTCCGGCGTCGCACGACCAGGCGTACCTGATCTCGATCCCGCGGGACTGGAGCGTGCAGATCCCGCCGTACGACAAGACGGGCTTCCCGGGCGGCGTCCAGAAGATCAACTCGGCGTTCTCGGTCGGCTACGACGGTGACGGCGAGGAGCAGGAGAAGCGGGCCCGCGGCATGGAGTCGCTGGCGAACACGCTCAACAAGATCACCGGGATCAAGTTCAACGGCGCCGCGCTGATCGACTTCGGCGGGTTCGAGAAGATCATCCACGCGATGGGCGGCGTCGACATGTGCGTCGACGAGCAGGCCACCTCGATCCACCTCGGCATCAACGACGAGGGCCACCTCTACCAGGGCTGGTACGACGAGGCCGCGGACCAGGTCCGGGGCCTGCCCGCCGGGTACGAGCCGTACGTGCACAAGCTCGGCTGCCGGAAGATGACCTCCACGCTGGCGCTGGACTACGCGCGCATCCGCAAGAGCCTCAGCGACGGTGACTACGGCCGGCAGCGGCACCAGCAGCAGCTGATGAAGGCGATCGCGAAGCAGGCCACCTCGTCCGGCGTGCTGACCGACCTCGGCAAGCTCGACGGCCTGGTCAAGGCCGCGGGGCAGGCGTTCATCCTGGACACGCAGGGCACGCCGGTCGTCGACTACATCTTCACGCTGAAGAGCGTCGCCGCGAACGACCTGATGCTGATCAAGACGAACAACGGCGAGTTCCGGTCGGTCACGGACGCGAACGGCTCGTCCGCGGAGACGCTGGACTCGAAGTCGATGGACATGCTGGCCGCCGCGAAGAACGGCACGCTCGGCACGTTCCTGATCGAGAACCCGACCTTCATCGCCAAGTCGAGCTGA
- a CDS encoding IS30 family transposase produces the protein MAKPGVPYVVRVRFWEGIRAGLSTEEASTAAGVSRWTGMRWFQDAGGVINNGAGAGSGRYLSFEEREEIMLRRDRGESRRSIAVALGREPSTIGRELARNSTVRVGYRAGRADEKARDRRRRPKPVKLADCPRLRRVVQGKLKLKWSPRQIALWLPRRFPDDESMRVSHETIYQSLFVQSRGGLRKELTACLRTGRALRKPRVRSRQQEKRGRIPAMINIRERPAEAADRAVPGHWEGDLIIGEDGGSAIGTLVERSTRYCMLVHLPDGRDAEAVRDALIATITTLPAHLTKSLTWDQGVEMTRHADFTIATGIDVYFCDPHSPWQRGSNENTNGLLRQYFPKGTDLSVHTRQHLDDVAAELNGRPRETLNMRTPAEALNQLLSAPLAA, from the coding sequence ATGGCGAAGCCGGGTGTTCCTTATGTGGTTCGGGTGCGGTTTTGGGAGGGGATTCGGGCTGGTTTGTCTACCGAGGAGGCGTCGACGGCTGCGGGAGTCTCGCGGTGGACGGGTATGCGCTGGTTCCAGGATGCTGGCGGGGTGATCAACAACGGGGCTGGGGCCGGGTCAGGCCGGTATCTGTCGTTCGAGGAACGCGAGGAGATCATGCTGCGGCGTGATCGGGGTGAGTCGCGGCGGTCGATCGCGGTGGCGCTGGGGCGGGAGCCGTCGACGATCGGGCGGGAACTGGCCCGGAATTCGACCGTGCGGGTGGGTTATCGGGCCGGCCGTGCGGACGAGAAGGCGCGTGATCGCCGCCGCCGGCCGAAGCCCGTGAAGCTCGCGGACTGCCCGCGGTTGCGGCGGGTGGTGCAGGGGAAGCTGAAGCTGAAGTGGTCACCGCGGCAGATCGCGTTGTGGCTGCCCCGGCGTTTCCCGGACGATGAATCGATGAGGGTGTCTCACGAGACGATCTACCAGTCGCTGTTCGTCCAGTCCCGGGGTGGGCTGCGCAAGGAGCTGACCGCGTGCCTGCGGACCGGCAGGGCTCTGCGCAAGCCCAGGGTCAGGTCACGACAGCAGGAGAAACGCGGCCGGATCCCCGCAATGATCAACATCCGTGAGCGGCCCGCTGAGGCCGCCGACCGGGCCGTGCCCGGCCACTGGGAAGGCGACCTGATCATCGGTGAGGACGGCGGCTCCGCGATCGGGACTCTGGTCGAACGCTCCACCCGCTACTGCATGCTCGTCCACCTGCCCGACGGCCGGGACGCCGAGGCCGTCCGCGACGCCCTCATCGCCACCATCACGACACTGCCCGCTCACCTGACCAAGTCACTGACCTGGGATCAAGGCGTCGAGATGACCCGCCACGCCGACTTCACCATCGCCACCGGCATCGATGTCTACTTCTGCGACCCGCACTCGCCCTGGCAGCGCGGCAGCAACGAGAACACCAACGGCCTGCTCCGCCAATACTTCCCCAAGGGCACCGACCTGTCCGTCCACACCAGACAGCACCTCGACGACGTCGCCGCCGAACTCAATGGCCGCCCCCGCGAAACCCTCAACATGCGCACACCCGCCGAAGCCCTCAATCAGCTACTATCGGCACCTCTAGCTGCATAA
- a CDS encoding CGNR zinc finger domain-containing protein → MRVRRDALIRRGCARSPGRTDPAGLCAFAGMHGITAPPVTVAAVEAVRRLREVCAARTGAAVPAKALDLGPLRLVIDAAGTARVVPEAAGTITAAVASAIAAGVADGTWPRLKACAADTCRWVYYDHSPAGRGRWRTMSICGSRAKMRAYRAASRRAPERGRP, encoded by the coding sequence GTGCGCGTTCGCCGGGACGCACTGATCCGGCGGGGCTGCGCGCGTTCGCCGGGACGCACTGATCCGGCCGGGCTGTGCGCGTTCGCCGGGATGCACGGCATCACCGCGCCGCCGGTCACCGTGGCCGCCGTCGAGGCCGTCCGGCGGTTGCGGGAGGTCTGCGCGGCGCGCACCGGCGCCGCCGTACCCGCGAAGGCTCTTGATCTCGGGCCGTTGCGGCTGGTCATCGATGCCGCGGGGACCGCCCGTGTGGTGCCCGAGGCGGCCGGTACGATCACCGCGGCCGTGGCGTCGGCGATCGCAGCCGGCGTGGCGGACGGCACCTGGCCGCGGCTCAAGGCGTGCGCGGCGGACACCTGCCGGTGGGTGTACTACGACCACAGCCCGGCCGGGCGCGGGCGGTGGCGCACGATGAGCATCTGCGGCAGTCGCGCGAAGATGCGTGCCTACCGGGCGGCTTCCCGGCGCGCGCCGGAGCGCGGGCGACCCTAG
- a CDS encoding diacylglycerol/lipid kinase family protein, which yields MKRVAVVYNARSGALLARAEASPEDQLTELFAKRGVDAQLRPFEPGTLRMDVEGLLAEEPEALFVAGGDGTVRALAEQLAGGDVPLGILPLGTMNLLARDLGVPDDLEAAADALLAAPVDRIDVATVNDSPYLHSSMLAMLPHLGRIRERVRGQRLGIFRLADRAVRLIRRYPRMELSIVVDGEEHLARTRAVVVSCNLLAAGPAPIPGRKRLDAGRLAVYVTKERGSWDLIEVVTKLFNGGWQQDERIRVYEGKTVEVRSTRLALMSVMSDGENAQLATPLRYEIRPRALAVLAPGAAS from the coding sequence GTGAAACGCGTTGCGGTGGTCTACAACGCGCGCTCCGGCGCGCTCCTGGCCCGGGCTGAGGCCTCGCCCGAGGATCAGCTGACCGAGCTGTTCGCCAAGCGGGGGGTCGACGCCCAGCTGCGGCCGTTCGAGCCCGGTACGCTGCGGATGGACGTCGAGGGGCTGCTCGCGGAGGAGCCGGAGGCGCTGTTCGTGGCCGGTGGCGACGGCACGGTGCGGGCGCTCGCGGAGCAGCTGGCCGGCGGGGACGTGCCGCTCGGCATCCTGCCGCTGGGCACGATGAACCTGCTCGCCCGCGACCTCGGCGTGCCCGACGACCTGGAGGCGGCCGCGGACGCGCTGCTGGCCGCGCCGGTCGACCGGATCGACGTGGCCACGGTCAACGACTCGCCCTACCTGCACAGCTCGATGCTGGCCATGCTGCCGCACCTCGGGCGCATCCGGGAGCGGGTGCGCGGGCAGCGGCTCGGCATCTTCCGGCTGGCCGACCGCGCGGTCCGGCTGATCCGCCGCTACCCGCGGATGGAGCTCAGCATCGTCGTCGACGGCGAGGAGCACCTCGCGCGGACCCGCGCGGTCGTGGTCTCCTGCAACCTGCTCGCGGCCGGGCCGGCGCCGATCCCGGGACGCAAGCGCCTGGACGCCGGGCGGCTCGCGGTCTACGTGACGAAGGAGCGCGGCAGCTGGGACCTGATCGAGGTGGTCACCAAGCTGTTCAACGGCGGCTGGCAGCAGGACGAGCGGATCCGGGTCTACGAGGGTAAGACTGTAGAGGTGAGATCAACCCGGCTCGCGCTGATGAGCGTGATGAGCGACGGCGAGAACGCCCAGCTGGCGACCCCCCTGCGGTACGAGATCCGGCCCCGCGCGCTCGCGGTCCTGGCGCCCGGGGCAGCGTCGTGA